In one Rutidosis leptorrhynchoides isolate AG116_Rl617_1_P2 chromosome 8, CSIRO_AGI_Rlap_v1, whole genome shotgun sequence genomic region, the following are encoded:
- the LOC139863299 gene encoding very-long-chain enoyl-CoA reductase-like, with protein sequence MQPKKPVEDCGQNYRGENLGSSNADSFGFCNDVSLMTVSSNRAVMLLLFFVTFYSLDDWLASLTLCISRVMKRSKRKEDVQTSISMCAGLSVLQMQEHHILTMVCQISYQVDLRLKMKVSVTTRSGRELINGGLVLDSSATVADLQEAIHKRTKKYYPSRQRLTLPVQPGSKDKPVVLQYKKSLKDYSSGDSDTITVVFKNLGPQVSYRTLFFFEYLGPLLLYPVFYYFPVYQFFGYKGERVIHPVQTYALYYWCFHYFKRIMETFFVHRFSHATSPLSNVFRNCAYYWSFGCYIAYYVNHPFYTPVSDIQMKIGFGFGAIMQVANLYCHIILRNLRSPSGNGGYQIPKGFLFNVVTCANYTTEIYQWLGFNIATQTVAGYIFLVVAASIMTNWALAKHRRLRRLFDGKEGRPKYPRRWVILPPFL encoded by the exons ATGCAGCCTAAGAAACCAGTTGAGGATTGTGGTCAAAACTATCGGGGTGAGAATCTGGGATCTTCTAATGCTGATAGCTTTGGTTTCTGTAATGATGTCTCACTTATGACCGTGTCGTCTAATCGTGCAGTGATGCTTTTGTTGTTTTTCGTTACGTTTTATTCTTTAGATGATTGGTTGGCTTCGTTGACGCTTT GCATATCACGTGTCATGAAAAGATCAAAGCGCAAGGAAGATGTCCAAACAAG TATCTCG ATGTGTGCGGGGCTTTCGGTTTTGCAG ATGCAGGAACATCACATATTGACTATGGTTTGCCAAATATCTTATCAGGTGGACCTCAGATTGAAG ATGAAGGTGAGCGTTACTACCCGTAGCGGTAGAGAATTAATCAATGGCGGACTTGTTCTTGATAGCTCT GCTACTGTGGCTGATTTGCAGGAAGCTATTCATAAGCGAA CTAAGAAATACTATCCTTCAAGACAACGCCTGACCCTGCCCGTGCAACCGGGTTCAAAGGATAAGCCTGTTGTTCTGCAATACAAGAAAAGTCTCAAAGACTATAGTAGTGGAGATTCCGACACAATAACTGTCGTGTTTAAGAACTTGGGCCCACAAGTTTCATATCGTACACTGTTCTTTTTCGAGTATTTGGGACCACTGCTACTCTACCCCGTCTTCTATTACTTCCCAGTATACCAATTTTTTGGCTACAAAGGCGAACGTGTTATCCATCCTGTTCAAACATATGCATTATACTATTGGTGTTTCCATTATTTCAAACGTATCATGGAGACCTTCTTTGTGCATCGTTTCAGTCATGCAACCTCACCTTTATCAAACGTGTTTAGGAACTGTGCATATTATTGGAGTTTTGGGTGTTATATTGCGTATTATGTTAATCATCCTTTTTATACACCTGTAAGTGATATCCAAATGAAGATTGGATTTGGATTTGGGGCGATTATGCAAGTTGCAAACTTGTATTGTCACATTATACTGAGAAATCTTCGAAGCCCAAGTGGTAATGGAGGATACCAAATTCCAAAAGGGTTTTTGTTCAATGTTGTGACATGTGCAAATTACACAACTGAGATTTATCAGTGGTTAGGGTTCAATATTGCGACACAGACCGTTGCAGGTTATATCTTTCTCGTGGTTGCTGCTTCGATCATGACTAATTGGGCCCTGGCTAAGCATCGACGTCTTAGAAGG CTCTTTGATGGAAAGGAAGGACGACCCAAGTATCCTCGCAGATGGGTAATATTGCCCCCATTCCTCTAG